The following coding sequences are from one Capillibacterium thermochitinicola window:
- a CDS encoding transaldolase family protein, translated as MSFDKSPLERLQAISDDFEVWWDASPLVYSAWKEKFLSELPAEKREKFAGWLEKLYNEKKPEDSVIRGVTTNPRLTRETLDWIPETCKPWIKEIKEKHPGASLEEQAWMTYTKITAEGVKKYMPIFEHSNYKYGYVSAQVDPRLITDTREMLRQGIGLKALSPNIMVKSPATKQGVYNIMLLTALGISTNATVCFTVPQILAVAEAVRVGKEIGQANGVDYTQWRSVITMMLGRFEEAKEFKEQAAAVGVDLDDLAVRHWAGLAVCKKALKILAQKGYESKLLLCSARPGPTVDNKVKVWHIEKMAGEPIVYTMNPDMIADFLKLYENEPLESHKGEDIPDDILAQLIKVPYFRQGYYAYGLSADEFVNYPPAVTTAKGFAGDMRLLEEFVEKV; from the coding sequence ATGTCTTTTGACAAAAGCCCTCTCGAGCGATTACAGGCGATCAGCGATGATTTTGAGGTTTGGTGGGATGCTTCGCCCCTGGTTTATTCGGCCTGGAAAGAGAAGTTTTTAAGTGAACTTCCGGCGGAGAAAAGAGAGAAGTTTGCCGGGTGGCTGGAGAAGCTCTACAATGAGAAAAAACCGGAAGATTCCGTGATCCGCGGCGTAACCACCAACCCCCGTCTCACCCGGGAAACGCTGGACTGGATTCCGGAGACCTGCAAACCTTGGATTAAGGAGATTAAAGAGAAACATCCCGGGGCTTCCCTCGAGGAACAGGCTTGGATGACCTACACCAAGATCACGGCCGAGGGCGTGAAGAAATACATGCCCATTTTCGAGCATTCCAACTACAAATACGGCTATGTGAGCGCTCAGGTTGATCCCAGGTTGATTACGGATACCCGTGAAATGTTGCGACAGGGGATTGGCCTTAAGGCCTTGTCGCCCAATATTATGGTAAAATCACCCGCCACCAAACAAGGCGTCTACAACATTATGCTCCTGACGGCGCTGGGGATCTCGACCAACGCAACCGTGTGCTTTACGGTACCCCAAATCTTGGCGGTGGCCGAAGCGGTACGGGTTGGAAAAGAGATCGGCCAGGCCAATGGGGTTGACTATACCCAATGGCGTTCGGTGATCACCATGATGCTGGGCCGCTTCGAAGAAGCAAAAGAGTTTAAAGAACAAGCCGCGGCGGTTGGGGTTGACTTGGACGATTTGGCCGTTCGCCACTGGGCTGGCTTAGCCGTCTGCAAAAAAGCCCTCAAGATCCTTGCCCAGAAAGGTTATGAAAGCAAACTGCTGCTTTGTTCGGCCCGGCCCGGTCCGACGGTCGACAACAAAGTCAAAGTTTGGCATATCGAGAAGATGGCCGGCGAACCCATCGTCTATACGATGAATCCGGATATGATCGCCGATTTCCTGAAGTTGTATGAAAATGAGCCGTTGGAGAGCCATAAAGGCGAGGATATTCCGGATGACATTTTGGCCCAGTTGATTAAGGTTCCTTACTTCCGGCAAGGTTACTATGCCTATGGTCTCTCGGCCGACGAATTTGTGAACTACCCGCCCGCTGTCACGACGGCAAAAGGCTTTGCCGGTGATATGCGCCTGTTGGAAGAGTTTGTGGAAAAGGTCTGA